A genomic stretch from Lathyrus oleraceus cultivar Zhongwan6 chromosome 2, CAAS_Psat_ZW6_1.0, whole genome shotgun sequence includes:
- the LOC127117534 gene encoding uncharacterized protein LOC127117534: protein MPATRPSSDQILHRLSSSEYEIKLKAIREVKNQIIGNRTKKLSYIKLGVAPAVAVALAEANADSDSGANLIVQSAAVLGSFACGVDEGVHAVLDTGAFPHLIRLLSVADEKVVDAAARSLRMIYQSKLAPKFDFHKEENMDFLLSLLRSENENLTGLGAGIVIHSCQTRDEQNILSDAGSLEKLISGLDGSISQRDASLESIATILKKNPGAVAKFAELQNGRALRSVIELTKDRHSRTRLLACLCLICIKNSSSRVLQDIAIKTKLIYILLELLDDSGQVGEEASFAFSSLVAGKEDMQKLAFEANAIDKFYNHLQNCDLHPKRLEGIFLALADLCSKLECCRARFMSLQVLNLLINALTHDEANVRTAACICLKTVSRSIKNLSAGYFMNERIVIPLVRLLSDLCTSVQVAALGAISNIVVDFTPNKSTFIQCGGIKELVHLTKSMDSSLRLNAVWSLRNMIFLADKMCKEAIFMELTASSVASLICDPEPSVQHQALALVRNFVDGCMDCVEFAFAENGIILDAVGRQLKKSSRVEIIIQGMYAVSNIASGNEFHKEAIMQLLFPEEESGSHSFLSQYLHNNDSRLRTSSAWIIVNLTAPASPGAFGRIAKLRSYGIVSQIKRMASDPCMDVKLRARIALGQIISFGDS, encoded by the exons ATGCCTGCTACTCGTCCTTCATCCGATCAAATCCTCCACCGTCTCTCCTCCTCCGAATACGAAATCAAGCTCAAAGCTATCAGAGAAGTTAAAAATCAGATTATCGGTAACCGTACCAAGAAACTCTCGTACATCAAGCTCGGAGTCGCTCCCGCCGTCGCCGTTGCTCTTGCTGAAGCAAACGCTGATTCCGATTCCGGTGCCAATCTTATAGTTCAATCGGCCGCTGTTCTTGGTAGCTTTGCTTGTGGCGTCGACGAAGGCGTTCACGCCGTCCTTGACACCGGAGCTTTTCCTCATTTAATTCGGCTCCTCTCCGTCGCCGATGAGAAG GTAGTGGATGCGGCTGCGCGCTCTTTACGAATGATTTATCAGTCGAAACTGGCTCCGAAATTTGATTTTCACAAGGAAGAAAACATGGATTTTCTTCTTTCACTATTGAGAAGTGAGAATGAAAATCTTACTGGACTTGGTGCAGGTATTGTTATTCATTCTTGTCAGACAAGGGATGAACAAAATATATTATCTGATGCTGGTTCTTTAGAGAAACTTATTAGCGGTCTTGATGGTTCAATAAGCCAGCGAGATGCTAGTTTAGAGTCCATAGCTACGATTCTTAAAAAGAATCCAGGAGCTGTCGCTAAGTTTGCGGAACTTCAAAATGGAAGAGCGCTGCGTTCTGTAATTGAATTAACCAAGGATCGACACTCTCGGACAAGGTTGCTGGCCTGCTTGTGCCTAATCTGTATAAAGAATTCTTCGTCGCGCGTTCTGCAAGACATAGCAATCAAAACCAAATTGATATATATTTTGCTTGAGCTCCTTGATGATTCTGGTCAAGTTGGAGAAGAGGCTTCCTTTGCTTTTTCGAGTTTAGTTGCTGGAAAGGAAGATATGCAGAAGTTAGCATTTGAAGCAAATGCTATAGACAAATTCTACAATCACTTGCAAAATTGTGATTTACATCCCAAACGTCTTGAAGGGATATTTCTAGCACTGGCCGATCTTTGCTCAAAACTGGAATGCTGCAGGGCGAGGTTTATGTCATTGCAG GTCTTAAATCTACTAATTAATGCCTTAACCCATGATGAAGCCAATGTGCGGACTGCAGCTTGCATTTGCTTAAAAACTGTCTCACGCTCAATCAAG AATTTGAGTGCAGGTTATTTCATGAATGAAAGGATTGTCATTCCATTAGTACGGCTTCTCTCTGATCTTTGCACTTCTGTCCAG GTTGCAGCCCTTGGTGCTATTAGCAACATAGTAGTGGACTTTACACCAAATAAGTCAACATTCATACAATGCGGTGGCATTAAAGAGCTTGTCCATTTGACAAAGTCTATGGATTCGTCTTTAAGGTTGAATGCTGTGTGGTCCTTGCGGAACATGATATTTCTCGCTGATAAGATGTGCAAGGAAGCAATTTTTATGGAGTTGACTGCTTCTTCAGTAGCTAGCCTTATCTGTG ATCCCGAGCCTTCTGTTCAACACCAAGCTTTGGCCCTTGTTCGCAATTTTGTTGATGGATGTATGGATTGTGTTGAATTTGCTTTTGCTGAAAATGGTATCATACTGGATGCTGTTGGAAGGCAATTGAAAAAATCCTCAAGAGTTGAAATCATTATACAG GGGATGTACGCAGTCAGCAATATTGCAAGTGGAAATGAGTTTCATAAAGAAGCCATAATGCAGCTTCTCTTTCCAGAAGAAGAAAGTGGATCTCACTCTTTCTTGAGTCAGTATTTGCACAACAATGACAGCCGTCTACGCACATCTTCTGCTTGGATCATAGTAAATCTCACTGCTCCTGCAAGTCCCGGTGCATTTGGCCGGATTGCAAAACTGCGCAGTTATGGCATTGTTTCTCAAATCAAGAGGATGGCCAGTGACCCTTGCATGGATGTTAAG CTTCGAGCGCGAATTGCACTTGGGCAGATTATTTCTTTTGGCGATAGTTAA